The Paralichthys olivaceus isolate ysfri-2021 chromosome 9, ASM2471397v2, whole genome shotgun sequence genome contains a region encoding:
- the lbx2 gene encoding transcription factor LBX2 yields MTSSKDMKAGSVLQSSGEERRRAPLDQLPPPANSNKPLTPFSIEDILNKPSVKKSVASICPPRVLEKVAGSNSVRNGITTPSSPLCALEELASKTFKGLEVSVIQAAEGREHVNAFGQRQTSKKRRKSRTAFTNHQIYELEKRFLYQKYLSPADRDQIAQQLGLSNAQVITWFQNRRAKLKRDLEEMKADVESLKKITPQTLQKLVTMENIDDAQGGGPEARSPSISPTSQGHRAFPQSPSSSRDQTTDEFSEDDEEIEVDD; encoded by the exons ATGACCTCTAGTAAAGACATGAAGGCAGGTTCTGTGTTGCAGTCCAGCGGCGAGGAGAGGAGACGGGCTCCCCTGGACCAGCTGCCGCCGCCGGCCAACTCCAACAAGCCGCTGACGCCGTTCAGCATTGAGGATATCCTTAACAAACCGTCGGTAAAAAAGTCGGTGGCCAGTATCTGTCCGCCGAGAGTGCTGGAGAAAGTCGCGGGCTCTAACTCGGTGAGAAACGGGATCACCACTCCCTCCTCGCCGCTGTGCGCGCTGGAGGAGTTGGCCAGCAAAACGTTTAAGGGTCTGGAAGTCAGCGTGATCCAGGCAGCAGAAG GTCGTGAGCATGTAAACGCCTTCGGGCAGAGGCAGACGtcgaagaagaggagaaagtcGCGGACGGCCTTCACGAACCACCAGATCTACGAGCTGGAGAAGAGGTTCCTGTACCAGAAGTACCTCTCCCCGGCAGACCGCGACCAGATCGCGCAGCAGCTGGGGCTCTCCAACGCGCAGGTCATCACCTGGTTCCAGAACCGCAGGGCCAAACTCAAGCGGGacctggaggagatgaaggcGGACGTGGAGTCGCTAAAGAAAATCACGCCGCAGACGCTGCAGAAGCTCGTCACCATGGAAAACATTGACGACGCGCAGGGTGGCGGCCCCGAGGCCAGGTCCCCCAGTATCTCCCCGACCTCGCAAGGACACCGGGCCTTCCCACAGTCCCCCTCCTCATCCAGAGACCAAACCACGGATGAATTCTCGGAGGACGACGAAGAGATCGAGGTGGACGATTGA